AGAAAGGGGCCAAGGCAGGATGTGAACCCAGGGCTATCTCATCCCAAAGTCTCAACGCTGTTCAATTAGTGGCTCTTGGTATCTACAGTTCTCAGAAATGGCACTGCTCTCCCACCAGCACCCAGGCCCCCCTACCCCATCCTGATCTCCTTTCACTCTCCTGCCCTTTAGTGGCTCAGCTCCCCTGAGACACGAGGCTCCAGGGCCTGGAGTGCAGTCTGGGCTCGTCCCTCTTCAGAGACGGGACACTAACCCTGCCCTAGAAAACATCCTTTCTCCCTCACCCTGGTTGCTGTCCAGGCATCTACTGCACTCCAGATTTAAGCAGAAGCAACCAGGCCTGGGTCTTGTCCTGCCTGGAGCCATCACAGGAAGTGAATGGAATCAAGGTAATGAGCAATGTGCCCCAACCTGTAAAACATGAGGGGGCAGCTAAGTCTGTAGCACTCATCAAAGGAGGAATCCACCCTTGCCTTGAGCCTCCTCCATTCAAAATTTTGTTAACCAATAGGCTGCTGCTctctgggaaaaaataaatattacattattatgtGGCTTCCAACATCCTTGAGGGCAAGTTTCAGGACACAATGTTTAATTGTTGAAATCCATTCCCTAATctatatattttcaattaaaaaataacatagcTTATGACCAACTCGAGTGGTTATCTAACCTACTAAAATGTTGCAATCTGTTGTTTGGAGCTACTCAGCGGCTGCAGGAGAAAGGACACCAGAGACCAGAGGGTGATGTGGGGTTGGGAGGGGAGCATGCTGTACCCCTGCCCCCATGGGTAAAAAAAACATTTAGGACTCTGGTAATTGCACAAATATTTCTGCTATAGCAGGACCCTCCCTGGACTCCTAACTCTAGTCTCAACCTTCCTGTCCACCCTCCTCCCAGCAGATACTGGGGTATTCACAGACACAAATCTGAATACTTTCCTTCTGTGCTCGGGACCCGGCCATAGTGCCCAGTGTCCTGAGGATAAAGTCCTGAGTCctggggcgtccctggtggtgcagtggttaagaatccgcctgccactgcaggggacacgggttcgagccctggtacaggaagatcccacatgctgcggaacaactaagcccgtgtgccacaaatactgagcctgcgtgcctagagcctgtgctccacaacaaagagaagccactgcaatgagaagccctctcacctcaacaaagagtagctcctgctcaccgcaacttgagaaagcccccACACAGTTAGgacgacccaacgcagccaaaaataaataaatttattttttaaaaaaagaatggaactgTCAGCTTACTACCAAGGGTAGATTTGAGGTCAAGTcccagtgttttttatttttttttaatttacttattttatttttggctgcgttgagtctttctttgttgctgtgcgcggactttagttgtggagagcgggggctactcttcattgctgtgtgtgggcttctcactgcggtcgcttctcttgttacggagcatgggctctaggcgcatgggcttcagtagttgtggcactcaggctcagtagttgtggctcgcaggctctagagctcaggctcagtagttgtggcacacgggcttagttgctccacggcatgcgggatcttcccggaccagagctcgaacccatgtcccccacattggcaggcggattctcaaccactgcgccaccagggaagccccacccccaccccagtgatGCTTATGTGGCACTATGAGTCAGACATCTTCTAAGGGGTCGACCCATGAGTTAGGTATGTTATAGTATCAGTCCCATTTTGCAAGTGGGGGAAACTGAAACCCAGAAAGGTTGtcacttgcccaagctcacacacTGGAATGTCACcagaattcaaactcaggcagcctggctctgAATGAGGGCTCTGGACCGCTAGGCTCTACTATCTCCCATGTGACAGCAAGGTGATTAGCCCTCTTCTGGCCTCAGTTTACTCAACTGTGAAATGGGCTTCCCATTAGTCACCTCTTCAGTTTGCTGCAAGGGTTAAATGACATCGGGCTTAGGTCCAGGAGAAACGTTTTTAAAATGGGCCCCTTTGTTTCTTCAGTTCCTTGCAGGAGGATGGGAGAAGAGGCCTGGCCGCCTGCCTCCCATGTTAAGTCCCGGTGAGTTGTCCAATGCTCCACTGAGAGGAGAGACAAAACAAGGCAGAGATCCAGACCCTGGGTCTTCCAGAAACCACGGGGAGAAGTGCCCAAGGGCCTGtgtgcctctccccaccccacactcTCGGCTGGGTGAGGGGCCCCTTGGCTTTATCACAGTCTCCCCCCTCCGGACCGGACCACACCGCATCCTGTTGGGGCCCTGCCAGAGAAGGAAGCGGAGTCTGGGTTCCCACTGGGAAGTCCCGCGGGGTGTGATGCAAGGCCTTCCCTGTCCCCCAGGCAGATAAAGGCGCAGAGCCAGCCTGGGTTGCTAGCCATCTCCGCGCGCCCTGCCTGCCATGACCCGCCGCTGCGCGCTGCTCGCCTGGGCCCTCCTCGGCCGTCCTCAGCCTCGGAGAGGCTCAAGAAGCCTCGGTAAGCTGCATCCCCATCGTGCCCCGCAGAGAGTGGAAGGCCCTGGCGTCCGAGCGCAACCAGCGCCTAAGACGGGCCCCGTGCGCTACGCGGTGGTGTCGCACGCAGCGGGCAGCGCCTGGGACACCCCGGCCTCTTGCCTGAAGCAGGTCCAGAACGTGCAGCACTACCACGTGCGGACGCTGGGCTGGTGCGACGTGGGCTACGAGTGAGTGAGGAGGAGAGGCAAAAGCTGGAGACGGGactggagcagagggaggagcgCGGGCCCAGGAGACCGCAGGGGCCCCGTTCTAGAGCCGCCTGGCCCACACCCCGGGCACCTTACTCAACCGCGCAGCATCTTCGTTTGTCCCCAGGGTCGCCGCTTAGGGCTGGGCGTGTGCAGGCAGCGCAAGGATGCTAGGAGGAGGGGAAGCGGCTGCAGTCCAAGCTCTGCCCCCAGAGGAACGGACAGACTTTGCCAATACACAGGAAGATGTCCTGTGCACTGGATTCCCTTGGTAAAGTCCAGTGCCTCGTTAAGCACCAGGCCGGGCTGCCGTCCCAGCTCCATTTATTGCTGGCTGAGCCCTGGAGCAGGCATTCACCCTCTTTCAGCTTCAGTTTCACCTTCCTCCTCTGCAAAGTCAGGGGGGTCGTGGCCCACTCCATCACTAAGCCAGCCAATACCACTTAGGACACCGCctggtggtggtgcagtgggaGCCCCCAAATCCATGGACTGTTGGCGCctattactatgtgccaggctgtgCGCCATATGCTGGGATGGGGGCACAGCCATGAACAGTGTGAATCTAGCCCAAAGGGATTTAAAGACCAGCAGGCAGCAACAGGTAAGAAACAAGCGAAGTCAACAAGATGAATTCAGATGGTGAGAGAAGCGATGGAGAAAAGGAACAGAGTGACTGACGCGGCTCCAGCATATGGGAGCCGAGAGAAGAACGTATAAGCTGGGGGTACAGCAGAGGTAGAGGCCAGGAGGCTGAGTGAGTGGGTCATTCCTGAGGGACAAAGGTCAGGGTGGCTGGAGGTAGCCGGCAAGAGTGATATGAAGTGAGGAAGGAGTTGGCAGGGGTCAGATGGCACAGGGTCTCGTGGGCCATGGGGAGGACCTCCGTTCTACTCTAAGACAGGAGCCATGCGAGGGATGTGAGCCTGCTTGGATATGAGCAGCTCCCTCTGGCGGCAGTGAGAACAGACTGTAGGAGGGTGAGGGCAGCAACAGGGGCAGGGATTGGTTAGATCTGCCTCTGAGGCCCATGCCCACCAGCTCCCTTTCCAGGGTAATAGGCTGCGGTCCTGCACACGGGCTTCTGTAGCAAGAGACTCTACTGGTTCTCAAGCCTCGGTAAACACCAGAATCACCTTACTGGAAATGCAGGTTCCCAGGCTCCACGCTTAGAGACTGCTTCAGTAGGGCTGGGGTGAAGCCAGAAAACCTGAGGACCTCACTTGGAAAAATCTGGAAGCCTTCAAGGGTGTCCCCAGCTCTTCTGGCTCAAGATTTTACAATTCAAAGGCTCCAACTtcgattttttttccccaagagtcAGGCACTCCAATTCTAAGCGTTTCCCTGAAGGAATGAAGAGCAGAGCTTGGCTCCACAGCCTCTGGTCCAAATCACTTTATAGAAAAGCAAACTGAAGTCTGTTTCTCAGAGTTTAGGATTCAGAGTCTGATCCAAATGTTTGGAATCCCCCTTCCTTGTCGCATCTTGTTcggagcttcagtttcttcacctgtaaaatggggctccTGACCACCCACCAGGTGGTGGGGTTTGAAGTTTAAATTAGATGCATCCATTTAGCTAATATACAGAGAGTACCAACTGCTTGTGCCAGATGCTGGGGCTGTGGAAGGACCATAACCGGCCCAGTCCTGGGGGTCAATATCACTATGGTATTTCTAGTCCCTTCAATCCAGATTCTGAGAGTCTGGCTTCCCAAGTGGCAGATTCAGGACCCAGTATTAGAGTTCCCACATTCTGTGCATCCTTGGTGACCTTGTGAGCCAGAGGACTGAGGTGACAGATATCGCATCTCCAAAACGCCAATCTTCTGGTTAATTCCAGTGTGCCAAATCAAACTCGCTCAAGCAGGACGTGTTGAATGACTGAACCTGACAGATCTGCTGCCAGGATTGGAAACCTCAAAGAGGCAGATGCTGGGGCTCCAGGGTTTGTGTCTGGTTGCAGCGCCAACCCTCGAGTCCCTGATCGTGTCGCTCAAGTGTACCCCAGCagggaagaggaagcaggaagcaggctggggagagggcagaAGAGCTTCTCAGTGGGGAGTTCTGAGAAGCATTAGTGTCCAGGACGTGACCTTGGGTAAATAATCTAAGTCTGCTTCCTCAGCTTAAAGTGGGGATGACAACAGTGCCTGCCTCCGAGGACTGCATGTGAGTAATCAGCAAATCaagagctcagccaatcctccagggaggcaggagagagccAGACCATGTGGGTGGGAGTCACAGAGACCTGGGTGAAAATCCTGACTCCTCACGGGGTTGAGGATGCAAAAAGGCGCATGTAGAGCTGTGCTTGACAAATGGCAATGGCCATGGTCATTGTTCTTATTGTGGAAGATTAGAGGATAGGAGGAGGGTGTTGGGGAAATTGTGTGTGAGTGACAGGGACAGGGGCGGGGTGAGCAGAGGACAGGGAGGGagtcctcccccccaccccggggaagTCCTCCGTCACTCATCCagaccaccctcccacccccacagcttcctgatgggagaagACAGGCTCCAGTATGAGGGCCGGGGCTGGAACACCTTGGGCGCCCACTCAGGTCCCACCTAGAACCCCATATCCCTCGGCATCTCCTTCATGGGTAACTACATGGGTAAGTGACTGTCCAGCCATCAGCTAGGGGGCTGACATGGAGCCTGGGGGATGGCACCGCGTGGTGAGTAGTTGCTGGGAGGCTCTGCCACCTAGAAGctctgtgacctcgggcaagtgactctgcttctctgagccttgtttcCTCTTTTGGATAAAGACCATTTTCAACCACATGGTTTCAGTGAAGATTAGTTCATCCCTATAAAAGTTCTTAGACCAGTCCATGGCACCTAAGAAGTGCTTGATAAATGGCAGCTATTGCTGTGGCTTGGCTGGGGAGGTCTGGGGGCAGATGAGGGCAAATAAGCAGTAATCTTGACAGCTGACACTTGCTGAGGGCTTACTCTGTACATAAAATGACTCTTGATTATCCCACAGCCCTGTGGGCAGGTGCTGTCATTCtcccctttcacagatgaggaaactgaggcacacagaggttaAGTCACTGCTTGGTGGCAGCAGGCTGGGTTCTGGGCCCTACCGGCCAGCTCAGAGTACAAAATCAGAAGCACTACGCACACTCCCTCTGCCCTTCGAAGAAGCCCCAGCCTGACTCCTGCCTCTACCTCCCACAGATCGAGTGCCCCTGTCCCGCACCATCAGGGCAGCCCAGAGTCTGCTGGCTTGCGGCGTGGCTCAGGGATTCTTGACTCCTAGCTACGAGGTCAAAGGACACCGGGATGTGTAGAAGACATGACCAGCTCTACGAAATCATCCAGCAATGGTCGCACTACCACCGCGTGTGAGGCCCTGTCTGTCTtctcacacccccacccccaccccatcagaAACCccactgcctccccctcccccaataaaGGCGAACCTCAAACTGTATTTCCGTGTCCcgccatccccctccccaccctctctctccccaaaAAGATCCCAGTCACCCCCCCCAACCTCCCATAACTCTGATCTTGCTCAGAACCCAGAGGCCCCAACCCTGAACCAAGACCCCAGAGATCCCAGCTTGGAAGCCAAATCACAGCTCAGAACCCAGAGGCCTCAGGCCACAGCACAGGAATAGCACCAAGTCAGCTGAGATGTCACCACCAGAAGCTCAGGGGTCCTCACCTCCCGGGCAGTGAGCCATGCGGAAAGACACCCCCTCTCTACCACACTGCCAAAGACATCCTGGGCAGCATCTCTGCTTGAACTCCTCTGGGGACAAGCTGCTCACTCCCACCCCTCAGGTCCACCCCTCACATTGCTTTAGAGAGTGCAGGAGTTTTTTCTGAGCCTGTACTCCAATCTGCCGCCCAGTCATAGGCATGGCCAGAAATACACACGGGTCCCAGttacaccccctccccacccaatcTTCATTCCTCCTCACTCCACCCCGACCCTTCAGTCATAAGCTGAGGGATCCCAAGGGCACATatgtttatttacaaaacacacttaccatccctccctcccagaaTGCAATGTCTGCGGGAGACATAGTATTGGGGCCTCACACACCTGAGACCCCAAGAGCACCAGGAGGAGCAGGGGCCTGGGCGGGGCCAGGACACACCAGCCCCGCCCCTCACGCCGAATCCATCCGAATCCATTGGAGGGGCAGTAGTCTCTCTCCGAGGTCACGAGTGCATGTCCAGTTTGTTCATGTATTCCTGCAAGGCCTTCAGGCGGGCGTCGATTTCGGCCATGTCAGCTGCCTGGTGGTCCGAGCTGTACTCTGTGAGACCAGGCATGGCTGTGGGGGTCCGTGAGGGGTCCCATATCCTGCCCTCAGTAGCATCCCAGCGGGCTCTGGGGCAGGTGAGGGGGAGATGTGGAGTCCCAGGCTCACCTTTGTTGGGGACCCAGCGCCCCGAATCCGCCAGGCGTCTCTGATGGTGGCCGCGTTCCAGGGGGCTAGGCTTCTGTTGCTGGGGGTGGCAGGAAAGGGGGTCAGGCACTCTCTATGCCTGCCCCCCAAATCCCACCGGCAATTCTGAACCAAAGGACCTCATAAAAATTAAGGGTTGACACCTACTGAGCACTTATATGCAAAATAAGCTCCTTGTACCTTCACCAGAACCCTCAGACGTGAATGCCATTACCATCCCCACTTAACTGATAAAGAAACTGAGCTACAGAAGCTAAGTAGCTACCTTGAGTCACACAGGTTCTAGGAAGGGGAGGCAGGTTTCAAGAGCTGGCAATTTGAGACCAGAGCCGGTGCTCCTAACCAGAGTCTCCTGCCCCCACCTCAGCCCCATCCTCCTCTCCAATCCAAAGGTCTCAAAACACTGcctccagggctttcctggtggcgcagtggttgggagtccgcctgccgatgcaggggacgcgggttcgtgccccggtccgggaagatcccacatgccgcggagcggctgggcccgtgagccatggccgctgagcctgcgtgtccggagcctgtgctccgcaacgggagaggccacaacagtgagaggcccgcgcgtaccgctaaaaaaaaaaaaaaaaaaaaaaaaaaaaaaaaaaaaaaacactgcctcCAGAGGCACTGCGGAGCCGCCTTTACAACCTGATCCCCTAGAATGGAATCACGGGAGAAAGGGCCAGCGAGCTTCCGGCGGTTTAACGCTGCCCCTGCCTCCTCCAAAGCCTGAGGAAAGACACTCACCGTATTGGACTCACTCCAGGTGGTGGGGCTGGGCGGCTTCCCCCGGCGACGAACGCTGAGAGGACGGAGTAATCAAGGACCAATGGGAGGGGTCTGTGGCACCTCCCACCTCGCCCTCTTCCTTGGTTTCAAGGCGCCACCCTCCATCACCCAAGTTCCCCGCAAAAGACTGTTTCCCCAGACACCCGTTTGGAGGCGGTCCTTTCCCCCAGCCCAAGTTTTACCCTCTAGGGAGGGATTCAGAGAAACCCTCGAACTCGCTGCAGGAGCTGGCGGACGAGTAGCGGCTGCGGAAACTGTCCActagagggagaaggagagtgtGAGCCTCTTGCACTGGCCACAGCCCCGCCCAGCCCGTCTGCCAGTCCCGCGCGCTCCAGCCCAAGTTACCCGAGGAGCTGCGGTTTCGGGAGCGGTTAGCCGCGTCTCCTCGACCGGTCACGGCTGCGGGGGGCCGAGTCTGGCGAGACCAGGAGGTGGATGGACCGTCCCCGCTTCCTCCGCTGCCCAATCGGTttcgctgctgctgctgctgctgcctggaGAACGAGAAAGGAGACGCCCACCTGTGCACCCAACTAATTCGGGAAAGGGCGTCGCTGCGCCCCGTGGGTCACAcctaaatagagaaaaatcatgcGGAGACACAGACCAGGTAGGGGTGGGAGAGACAAATAAGCAGGgcgggggggatgggggaggcgATCAGGAGAGGGGATGGAGGTCAGGCGGGAAGCAagagcaggggaaggggagaggtggCGCAGATGACAGGTGATGGAGATGGGAGTTGGGGATGGATGGTCAGGGGGTCAGGTAAAGGGGCAGGGATATGGGCAGGGGAGGAGAAAATGGGCGCTAACTTCATCTTGATCGCTCTCTGCTTCTTCTCCTTGGCTTTCACAAAGGCTGTTGGGTCGAAACGGGGCACGCGACCACCTAGGACCGGGTCGGGGTGGGGTGTGGAGAGAAGAGGAGGCTGGAGCCATAGGATCACGCCTCCACAGTTCTAGTCCCATCCACCTCCTCCCACGGGCAGAGCAGGGTCGTCACAGACCTGTGGGCGAGGGCGAGGGGCGGGCGGGGCGGCCTTGACCCCGGCCCCCGCGGTCGCTCTCCCGGGATGAGGAGTGGGCAGCGCCACGGCCACGCGACGTGGAGCGCTCCCGAGACGTCGAAGCCCGATCTTCCCGGGCCGAGGGCGGCACCACCGGTGTAGTCCGTCTCCTGGGAGCACAGAGCCCACTGTCAGTTTCCCACCCGCGACGACAACTCCTATTCCAAGCCTCTTCCCGGACTGCACCGCTCCAAAACGCCAGGCCCATCCCCCATCAACTCCTAAACATTCACGTACTTACACGATCCTCACAGATACCTTCTCCCAGGGTCCACCCCTATCGGAGCCCCACAAACCACGCCCCCCCAAAACCCATCTGTCACTTCCCTACATCCTAACACATCCTTTCACCAGGCccttctcccagaggtctcccaCAGCTCCCTGGAAACCCTTCCCAATTTTTCAACACCCACCCCAATACATGCCGGCAAACATCACTCGGATACCCACCTGCTTAGCCACACCCTTTCGCTCAACTAGACCTCAGACCCCGCCCCTTTTCGGTCCCTATCTCCAGGTTCAGCCTCCTGAATGCCGCCTCAGGCCTGCCCATCTCTCTACAGACCCCGCCCATCGTTTTCAACTACTGTGTGCGTCCTTCCCTATGCCCCATGCGGTCCATTAGGCCCCACCCATCCCTCCGTTCCCGCCCACTCTCAGGCTCTACCCGCCCTCTCCACCCTACCTGGGCCCCGCCCCGTCACTCAGGCCCCGCCCAACCACGCCCGGAGCCCACCTGCAGGCGGGGTCCACAGCTCCAAGGCCCCATCCACCCCGGGCCGCGCCCCTCACCCCCTCTTGTACATGGCCAGCTCGGTGTTCAGCGTCTTCAGCCGGGCACGCAGGCTCCGCTCCGACGCCTTCACC
This genomic window from Mesoplodon densirostris isolate mMesDen1 chromosome 19, mMesDen1 primary haplotype, whole genome shotgun sequence contains:
- the PGLYRP1 gene encoding LOW QUALITY PROTEIN: peptidoglycan recognition protein 1 (The sequence of the model RefSeq protein was modified relative to this genomic sequence to represent the inferred CDS: inserted 2 bases in 1 codon; deleted 3 bases in 2 codons; substituted 2 bases at 2 genomic stop codons) yields the protein MTRRCALLAWALLAVLSLGEAQEASVSCIPIVPRREWKALASERNQRLRRPVRYAVVSHAAGSAWDTPASCLKQVQNVQHYHVRTLGWCDVGYDFLMGEDRLQYEGRGWNTLGAHSGPTXNPISLGISFMGNYMDRVPLSRTIRAAQSLLACGVAQGFLTPSYEVKGHRDVXKTXDQLYEIIQQWSHYHRV
- the CCDC61 gene encoding centrosomal protein CCDC61 isoform X2, with product MDQPAGLQVDYVFRGVEHAVRVLVSGQVLELEVEDRMTADQWRAEFDASFIEDLTHKTGNFKQFNIFCNMLESALTQSSESVTLDLLTYTDLESLRNRKMGGCPGPLAWRSAQLNSKRYLILIYSVEFDRIHYPLPLPYQGKPDPVVLRGIIRSLKEELSRLRGLDGQDTRDSRETEIWHLREQVSRLAAEKRELEAQLGRSREEALAGRAARQEVEALRGLVRGLELELRQERGLGHRGSGRRSQDCRRLAKELEEVKASERSLRARLKTLNTELAMYKRGRRTTPVVPPSAREDRASTSRERSTSRGRGAAHSSSRESDRGGRGQGRPARPSPSPTGGRVPRFDPTAFVKAKEKKQRAIKMKQQQQQQRNRLGSGGSGDGPSTSWSRQTRPPAAVTGRGDAANRSRNRSSSVDSFRSRYSSASSCSEFEGFSESLPRGVRRRGKPPSPTTWSESNTKPSPLERGHHQRRLADSGRWVPNKEYSSDHQAADMAEIDARLKALQEYMNKLDMHS
- the CCDC61 gene encoding centrosomal protein CCDC61 isoform X1, with product MDQPAGLQVDYVFRGVEHAVRVLVSGQVLELEVEDRMTADQWRAEFDASFIEDLTHKTGNFKQFNIFCNMLESALTQSSESVTLDLLTYTDLESLRNRKMGGCPGPLAWRSAQLNSKRYLILIYSVEFDRIHYPLPLPYQGKPDPVVLRGIIRSLKEELSRLRGLDGQDTRDSRETEIWHLREQVSRLAAEKRELEAQLGRSREEALAGRAARQEVEALRGLVRGLELELRQERGLGHRGSGRRSQDCRRLAKELEEVKASERSLRARLKTLNTELAMYKRGRRTTPVVPPSAREDRASTSRERSTSRGRGAAHSSSRESDRGGRGQGRPARPSPSPTGGRVPRFDPTAFVKAKEKKQRAIKMKQQQQQQRNRLGSGGSGDGPSTSWSRQTRPPAAVTGRGDAANRSRNRSSSVDSFRSRYSSASSCSEFEGFSESLPRGVRRRGKPPSPTTWSESNTQQKPSPLERGHHQRRLADSGRWVPNKEYSSDHQAADMAEIDARLKALQEYMNKLDMHS